A stretch of Dehalococcoidia bacterium DNA encodes these proteins:
- a CDS encoding C4-type zinc ribbon domain-containing protein, with product MTVAEQLYQLQEIDLALDREKAALVAVEARMGETEALRAARQALATAKEEQTRLQREQRSVEADIQDADEKVRTLDKKLYGGSVKSPKELMNMEEELERLKAKRSGTDGKLLALMDTVEQAQGAVKSRAAEMEAAEHARRVEQDGLRTEQARLQTEIAGLTSRRKAAAAQPPAPALALYERVRPLRQGLAVARIASRMCMGCRISLPESDYRRAARGDEIVQCPNCQRILFTG from the coding sequence ATGACCGTTGCGGAGCAGCTTTATCAGCTCCAGGAAATAGACCTGGCGCTGGACAGAGAGAAGGCGGCGCTCGTCGCCGTCGAGGCCCGGATGGGCGAAACGGAGGCGCTGCGCGCCGCCCGCCAGGCTTTGGCCACAGCCAAAGAGGAGCAGACTCGCCTTCAACGCGAGCAGCGCAGCGTGGAGGCCGACATCCAGGACGCCGACGAGAAGGTCAGGACGCTTGATAAGAAGCTCTACGGCGGCTCAGTGAAAAGCCCCAAAGAGTTGATGAACATGGAGGAAGAACTGGAGCGTCTCAAGGCCAAGCGGAGCGGAACCGACGGGAAGCTGCTCGCCCTCATGGACACCGTCGAGCAGGCCCAGGGAGCCGTGAAGTCGCGGGCCGCCGAGATGGAGGCCGCGGAGCACGCGAGGCGTGTGGAACAGGACGGCCTCAGGACAGAGCAGGCGCGGCTCCAGACGGAGATAGCCGGGCTGACCTCCCGCCGCAAGGCCGCCGCGGCCCAACCGCCGGCGCCCGCCCTGGCCCTGTACGAGCGTGTGCGCCCCCTGCGGCAAGGCCTGGCCGTGGCGCGCATCGCCTCCCGCATGTGCATGGGCTGCCGCATCTCGCTGCCGGAGAGCGACTACCGCAGGGCCGCCCGCGGCGACGAGATCGTCCAGTGCCCCAACTGCCAGCGCATCTTGTTCACCGGATAG
- a CDS encoding LLM class flavin-dependent oxidoreductase produces the protein MPAVQLGCMAHGVSVQSPDIIIQRAQLAEANGFTRVGAADSQSLARELYVALTLMAVNTKKVLIGPLVSNPLTRHPAVSASGMASIDELSGGRAYFAISTGDSAVYNLGYKGSTLAVLEEYVRCMQDLYRKGEGTWQGRTCRLTWAKRPVPIHVTGEGPKALRLAGRIADGVAVGTGILPEVVADSLRHIREGAEEAGRKLEDLDIWWFVKANLCNRREDGLLESRMTLAASANHAFRFTLENKMIPEEVKPRILKLQQQYVFHEHESLGANRRNAELVDELGLRDYLADRFTIIGPPEYFIEKIQGLVNMGVKKIHFGIYSHDPLGFIKGIGEKVLPYIKEPPRATARAART, from the coding sequence ATGCCAGCAGTCCAGCTCGGTTGCATGGCCCACGGCGTCAGCGTCCAAAGCCCCGACATCATCATCCAGCGCGCCCAGTTGGCGGAGGCCAACGGCTTCACCCGCGTGGGCGCGGCGGACAGCCAGTCCCTGGCGCGGGAACTGTACGTGGCCCTGACCCTCATGGCGGTCAACACAAAGAAGGTGCTCATCGGGCCGCTCGTCAGCAACCCGCTGACCCGGCACCCCGCCGTGTCCGCCAGCGGCATGGCGAGCATTGACGAGCTGTCCGGCGGGCGGGCCTACTTCGCCATCTCCACGGGCGACAGCGCCGTGTATAACCTGGGGTACAAAGGCTCCACTCTGGCCGTCCTGGAAGAGTACGTGCGCTGCATGCAGGACCTCTACCGCAAGGGCGAGGGCACGTGGCAGGGCCGGACATGCCGCCTCACGTGGGCCAAGCGCCCGGTGCCCATCCACGTCACCGGCGAGGGGCCGAAGGCGCTCCGCCTGGCCGGACGCATCGCCGACGGCGTGGCGGTGGGCACGGGCATTCTGCCGGAGGTCGTCGCCGACTCCCTGCGGCATATCCGGGAGGGCGCGGAGGAGGCCGGGCGCAAGCTGGAGGACCTGGACATCTGGTGGTTCGTCAAGGCGAACCTGTGCAATCGGCGCGAGGACGGCCTGCTGGAGTCCCGCATGACCCTCGCCGCCAGCGCCAATCACGCCTTCCGCTTCACTCTGGAGAACAAGATGATCCCGGAGGAGGTGAAGCCGCGCATCCTCAAGCTCCAGCAGCAGTACGTCTTCCATGAACACGAGAGCCTGGGCGCCAACAGGCGCAACGCGGAACTGGTGGACGAGTTGGGCCTGCGCGACTATCTGGCCGACCGCTTCACCATCATCGGCCCGCCCGAGTACTTCATCGAGAAGATACAGGGCCTGGTCAACATGGGCGTCAAGAAGATCCACTTTGGCATCTACTCCCATGACCCGCTGGGCTTCATCAAGGGCATCGGGGAGAAGGTGCTGCCCTACATCAAGGAGCCGCCCAGGGCCACCGCCCGGGCCGCCCGCACATAG
- a CDS encoding ABC transporter permease produces the protein MPAQEAFTTQASPAYRPSRAGQAAAFARRFARTKPLAAAGAAIVVVLGLTAIFASLISPYNPLALHYDARLVPPGLTYYWGTDHLGRDVMSRVIYGTRISLYVGILAVALGQTAGGIIGILSGYFGGKLDVAIQRIMDALMAFPTLILGLMLVAALGPSVENIILAIAIVQTPRTARVARAATIAVRSLAFVDAARAIGADDWRIVFRHVLPQTLAPFIVIASVELPHAILVEASLSVLGLGIPPPAPSWGSMLAGEGGQFVTQAPWLAIFPGIAISLTVFAFNMLGDGLRDILDPRLRS, from the coding sequence ATGCCAGCGCAAGAGGCATTCACAACACAAGCCAGCCCCGCCTACAGGCCGTCCCGCGCCGGGCAGGCCGCGGCCTTCGCGCGGCGGTTCGCCCGGACGAAACCTCTGGCCGCCGCGGGCGCGGCCATCGTCGTCGTGCTGGGGCTGACCGCCATCTTCGCCTCGCTCATCTCCCCCTACAACCCGCTGGCTCTCCACTACGATGCCCGCCTCGTCCCTCCCGGCCTGACCTACTACTGGGGCACCGACCACCTGGGACGCGATGTCATGAGCCGCGTCATTTACGGCACGCGCATATCTCTGTACGTGGGCATTCTGGCGGTGGCGCTGGGACAGACGGCGGGAGGGATCATCGGCATCCTCAGCGGCTACTTCGGCGGAAAGCTAGACGTGGCCATCCAACGGATCATGGACGCGCTGATGGCGTTCCCCACCCTCATCCTGGGCCTCATGCTGGTGGCGGCCCTGGGCCCCAGCGTTGAGAACATCATCCTCGCCATCGCCATTGTGCAGACACCGCGCACAGCGCGCGTGGCCCGCGCCGCCACCATCGCCGTACGCAGCCTGGCCTTTGTGGACGCTGCACGGGCCATCGGCGCCGACGACTGGCGCATCGTCTTCCGCCACGTGCTGCCGCAGACCCTGGCCCCATTCATCGTCATCGCCAGCGTCGAGCTCCCCCACGCCATCCTGGTGGAGGCGTCGTTGAGCGTCCTGGGCCTGGGTATTCCGCCTCCGGCCCCCAGTTGGGGCAGCATGCTGGCCGGCGAGGGAGGCCAGTTCGTGACTCAGGCCCCCTGGCTCGCCATCTTCCCCGGCATAGCCATCAGCCTGACGGTTTTCGCCTTCAATATGCTGGGCGACGGGCTGCGGGATATTCTCGACCCCCGCCTGCGGTCCTAA
- a CDS encoding ABC transporter permease codes for MHRYVITRLLSGVLTLVLVSLIIFAVMRVLPGDVARIVLAGLSDNPASVPQEQIDALRKQLGLNDPLPKQYFDWVWGLVRLDWGTSLRFNTPVLEEITQRLPVTIELATFTMLIAILVAVPLGVISAIRQDTWIDYLARIISIGGLAMPTFWSGTLVILVLSIGFHWLPPLAYADLVQDPLTNAQQVIWPVLALAYYFTATVSRMTRSQMLEVLRQDYVRTAWAKGLPETLVVARHAIRNALLPVVTVVGLQYAVLLGGTVIMEQIFSVPGIGRALVQAISAKDFPLVQNIIVVFAAIIIVINLAVDILYGYIDPRVHLR; via the coding sequence ATGCATAGATACGTTATTACACGCCTCCTGAGCGGAGTTTTGACCCTCGTCCTGGTCTCCCTCATCATCTTCGCGGTCATGCGCGTCCTGCCCGGAGACGTGGCGCGCATCGTCCTGGCCGGCCTGAGCGACAACCCGGCCTCCGTTCCGCAGGAGCAGATTGACGCCCTCCGGAAACAGCTCGGCCTGAACGACCCTCTGCCCAAGCAATACTTCGACTGGGTGTGGGGGCTTGTGCGTCTGGACTGGGGCACGTCACTGCGTTTCAACACGCCTGTGCTGGAGGAAATCACCCAACGCCTGCCCGTGACTATTGAGCTGGCCACTTTCACCATGCTGATAGCTATCCTGGTCGCCGTTCCCCTGGGCGTGATATCGGCCATCCGGCAGGACACGTGGATTGACTATCTCGCGCGGATCATCAGCATCGGCGGACTGGCCATGCCCACCTTCTGGTCTGGCACGCTCGTCATCCTGGTCCTGTCCATCGGGTTCCACTGGCTTCCTCCCCTGGCCTACGCCGATCTGGTCCAGGACCCGCTGACCAACGCCCAGCAAGTCATCTGGCCCGTGCTGGCGCTGGCCTACTACTTCACCGCCACCGTCAGCCGCATGACCCGCTCCCAGATGCTGGAGGTGCTCCGGCAGGACTACGTGCGCACCGCCTGGGCCAAGGGCCTGCCCGAGACATTGGTGGTGGCGCGGCACGCCATCCGCAACGCGCTGCTGCCCGTGGTCACCGTCGTAGGCCTCCAATACGCCGTGCTGCTCGGGGGCACGGTCATCATGGAGCAGATATTCTCCGTGCCGGGGATTGGCCGGGCGCTTGTCCAGGCCATCTCCGCCAAGGACTTTCCGCTGGTCCAAAACATCATCGTCGTGTTCGCCGCCATCATCATCGTGATAAACCTGGCCGTGGACATCCTGTACGGCTACATAGACCCGCGCGTCCACCTGCGCTAG
- a CDS encoding ABC transporter substrate-binding protein, protein MELVNRTTRSGLKHRMGWALPATMAVALLAASCAPAAQPAPPPPAAQPTAAPATPPPAAATATPRPAVGAPTPTAVPTPIPTATTGIQRGGTLKALIWATPERWEPYMVRSMTAIAPMSLGYGTMVRENPDKAGELIGDLAEGWTISQNGTVYTFKIRKGVKWHDGMPFTAQDAAYGLTLLQDKSPSLSTQLKGSVKSIQAPDDSTVVMTLKQIDPSILSALAGGRAFISPRQIMEAKKDFRTNVVGTGPFKFKSYRTDVSMEWVRNPDYYMPGKPYVDGVTYYIVPDRASGKAAMKTGQADIAAPVYMNLTDQDELNKTSGTRAFRYLNQNYEFFSVNAQVAPFNNVNVRKALYMAVDRNVFNQLVLAGSGQAVGAIPPDLGGYTVDELSKFAGYRKDKAQDIDEAKKLLAQEGQSNLSFSIIYRPGPGYRDSALFVQDQLAKIGVKIELKTMDDATFLDAAFNRKFQGQVMRQVPFPKDPSVILGSYFSTGDPSENTTATNDPKLDQMINEQAALALDFAARSKKLKEIQDFLINNGYNNVLAWGSYQGALRTSVQGYQPLTSIYNNLQHDTLWIAK, encoded by the coding sequence ATGGAACTCGTAAACAGGACCACCCGCAGCGGTCTCAAACATCGAATGGGATGGGCGCTCCCGGCCACAATGGCGGTGGCCCTCCTCGCCGCGAGTTGCGCCCCCGCCGCGCAGCCCGCGCCGCCTCCTCCCGCAGCGCAGCCCACCGCGGCGCCCGCCACTCCACCGCCTGCCGCCGCGACCGCGACCCCGCGGCCCGCCGTCGGCGCGCCCACGCCGACCGCCGTGCCAACCCCAATACCGACGGCGACGACCGGCATACAGCGCGGCGGGACGCTGAAGGCCCTCATCTGGGCCACCCCTGAAAGATGGGAGCCTTACATGGTCCGGTCCATGACCGCGATCGCGCCCATGTCGCTGGGATACGGCACAATGGTGCGGGAAAACCCTGACAAGGCCGGCGAACTCATAGGCGACCTGGCCGAAGGCTGGACGATTAGCCAAAACGGAACGGTCTATACGTTCAAGATACGCAAGGGCGTCAAATGGCATGACGGCATGCCATTTACGGCGCAGGACGCCGCCTACGGCCTCACGCTCTTGCAGGACAAGTCCCCGTCACTGTCCACGCAACTCAAGGGCTCGGTCAAGAGCATTCAGGCGCCCGACGACAGCACCGTGGTCATGACGCTGAAGCAGATTGACCCGTCCATCCTGTCGGCTCTGGCGGGAGGCCGCGCCTTCATCTCGCCCCGCCAGATTATGGAGGCGAAAAAGGACTTCCGGACGAACGTGGTGGGCACCGGCCCGTTCAAGTTCAAGTCCTACCGGACTGACGTGAGCATGGAGTGGGTGCGCAACCCGGACTACTACATGCCGGGCAAGCCCTACGTGGACGGCGTCACCTACTACATCGTTCCCGACCGGGCGTCCGGCAAAGCGGCAATGAAGACCGGCCAGGCGGATATCGCAGCCCCGGTCTATATGAACCTGACGGACCAGGATGAACTGAACAAAACGTCCGGCACCCGCGCGTTCCGCTACCTCAACCAGAACTATGAGTTCTTCTCGGTGAACGCTCAGGTTGCGCCGTTCAATAACGTGAACGTGCGCAAGGCCCTGTATATGGCCGTTGACCGCAACGTCTTCAACCAGCTCGTCCTGGCCGGGTCCGGTCAGGCTGTCGGGGCGATTCCGCCCGACCTGGGCGGCTACACGGTGGACGAGCTGAGCAAGTTCGCGGGCTACCGCAAGGACAAGGCGCAGGACATAGACGAGGCCAAGAAGCTCCTGGCCCAGGAGGGCCAGTCCAACCTTTCGTTCAGCATCATCTACAGGCCGGGACCTGGCTACCGCGACAGCGCCCTCTTCGTCCAGGACCAGTTGGCTAAGATCGGCGTCAAGATCGAACTCAAGACGATGGACGACGCCACGTTCCTGGACGCCGCGTTCAACCGCAAGTTCCAGGGCCAGGTGATGCGGCAGGTCCCCTTCCCGAAGGACCCGTCCGTCATCCTGGGTAGCTATTTCTCCACGGGCGACCCGTCGGAGAACACGACGGCCACCAACGACCCCAAGCTGGACCAGATGATCAACGAACAGGCCGCTCTGGCGCTGGACTTCGCGGCCCGTTCCAAGAAGCTCAAGGAGATCCAGGACTTCCTCATCAACAACGGGTACAACAACGTGCTGGCCTGGGGCTCGTACCAGGGCGCTCTGCGGACAAGCGTCCAGGGCTACCAGCCGCTGACCAGCATCTATAACAACCTCCAGCACGATACCCTCTGGATTGCCAAGTAA
- a CDS encoding acetyl-CoA acetyltransferase, translating to MESIKDKVAIIGMGCTTFGELWDKSPEDMIVEAAYEAYEDAGIDPGDIQAAWVGTLRSGEAGVLLADPLKLSNIPITRVENWCSTGHEALRAAAYAVAAGAYDVVLALGFEKLKDTGFGGLGVGRGTHPVYQARQTAPGYFSMLATRYFHHYGLSGEEGKRILAKISVKNHHNGAMHPKAHLRREVTEEQVMNAPIISWPLGLFDCCGVTDGAAAAIVCRADLAKNFRADPVYIKGIGASADAMLPMQRPGFDYLSVRATVESGKQAFEQAGIKNPRKELSLASVHDCFTITEMIIYEDLGFSPRGKAPEDVRAGTFTLEGELPINTDGGLKSFGHPIGATGLRTTYEIYKQLQGKCGPRQLKNVTRGLAHTLGGSPQVSNVLIFGNEPERKLHTVDKPTKIT from the coding sequence ATGGAGAGCATCAAGGACAAGGTCGCCATCATAGGAATGGGCTGCACGACCTTCGGCGAGCTCTGGGACAAGAGCCCCGAGGACATGATAGTGGAGGCGGCCTACGAGGCCTACGAGGACGCGGGCATAGACCCCGGCGATATCCAGGCCGCCTGGGTCGGCACGCTGCGCAGCGGTGAGGCAGGCGTGCTCCTCGCCGATCCGCTGAAGCTGTCGAACATCCCCATCACCCGCGTGGAGAACTGGTGCTCCACGGGGCATGAAGCCCTGCGCGCCGCCGCCTACGCCGTGGCCGCGGGGGCCTATGACGTAGTGCTCGCCCTGGGCTTCGAGAAGCTGAAGGACACCGGCTTCGGGGGCCTGGGCGTCGGCCGGGGCACCCACCCCGTCTATCAGGCCCGCCAGACGGCGCCCGGCTACTTCTCCATGCTCGCCACCCGCTACTTCCATCACTACGGTCTGAGCGGCGAGGAGGGCAAGCGCATCCTGGCGAAGATATCCGTCAAGAACCACCACAACGGCGCCATGCACCCCAAGGCGCACCTGCGGCGCGAGGTGACCGAGGAGCAGGTCATGAACGCGCCCATCATCTCCTGGCCCCTGGGCCTCTTCGACTGCTGCGGCGTGACCGACGGCGCCGCCGCCGCCATCGTCTGTCGCGCGGACCTGGCCAAGAACTTCCGCGCCGACCCTGTCTACATCAAGGGCATCGGGGCCTCCGCCGACGCCATGCTGCCCATGCAGCGCCCCGGGTTCGACTACCTGAGCGTCCGCGCCACCGTGGAATCCGGCAAGCAGGCCTTCGAACAGGCGGGCATCAAGAACCCACGCAAGGAGCTGAGCCTGGCCAGCGTCCACGACTGCTTCACTATCACCGAAATGATCATCTACGAGGACCTGGGCTTTTCCCCGCGGGGCAAGGCGCCTGAGGACGTCAGGGCGGGCACGTTCACCCTGGAGGGCGAGCTGCCGATTAACACCGATGGCGGCCTCAAGTCCTTCGGCCACCCCATCGGCGCCACGGGCCTGCGCACGACCTACGAGATTTACAAGCAGCTCCAAGGCAAGTGCGGCCCCCGGCAACTGAAGAACGTGACCCGTGGACTCGCCCACACCCTGGGCGGCTCTCCGCAGGTGTCCAACGTCCTTATCTTCGGCAACGAGCCGGAGCGCAAGCTGCACACCGTGGACAAGCCGACGAAAATAACGTAA
- a CDS encoding zinc ribbon domain-containing protein produces MAGLRSFGAYIPTLRMPRDMIAKAWGRGSLGGERSVANYDEDTLTMAVEAATDCLRGIPREEVDGVFFASTTPSYKEKQSAALIAMALDLPKTVRTADFGHSLRAGTSALLAAMDAVKAGALTNVLVVASDSRMGYPKTDLEQLFGDAAAAVLVSANDGAVRIDGAVSLADEILDVWRTDTDTYVKSWEDRFAVTYGYTQSMVGAARTLLKQSKQDPKAITRAALYSPDSRSVQGVARELGLDPKTQLHPTLIDVVGNSGAAHALLVLVDALQETKPGARILAASYGDGSDAFLLTATDGIASVQKRVRGVKDSLAVKRTMPTYERYLAFRGIAELQPEPPLRIAAFAGATVEYRDRLSWISMRGSRCRKCGTHHFPIQRVCYTCRSKDDYETVRLSDKSATIFNYTLDNLAGGMDPPVIETVLESEVGACRIYCQMTDGDPKEVKIGQPVEFTFRRMHEAAGFHNYFWKCRPQREGGK; encoded by the coding sequence ATGGCTGGTCTCCGGTCCTTCGGGGCCTACATCCCCACCCTTCGCATGCCCCGAGATATGATCGCCAAGGCCTGGGGCCGCGGCTCCCTCGGCGGGGAACGCAGCGTCGCTAACTACGACGAAGACACTCTCACCATGGCTGTGGAAGCCGCCACGGACTGCCTGCGCGGCATCCCCCGCGAGGAGGTGGACGGCGTCTTCTTCGCAAGCACCACACCCTCGTACAAAGAGAAGCAGTCCGCCGCCCTGATTGCCATGGCTCTGGACTTGCCGAAGACCGTCCGCACGGCGGACTTCGGCCACAGCCTCCGCGCCGGGACATCCGCCCTGCTCGCGGCCATGGACGCGGTCAAGGCGGGAGCGCTCACGAACGTGCTGGTAGTGGCCTCTGACAGCCGCATGGGCTATCCGAAGACCGACCTTGAGCAGCTATTCGGCGACGCCGCCGCCGCGGTCCTGGTCTCCGCGAACGACGGCGCGGTCCGCATTGACGGCGCGGTCTCTCTGGCCGACGAGATTCTGGATGTCTGGCGGACGGACACCGACACGTACGTGAAGTCATGGGAAGACCGCTTTGCCGTCACGTACGGGTACACCCAGAGCATGGTGGGCGCCGCGCGCACCCTTTTGAAGCAGAGCAAACAGGACCCCAAGGCAATCACGCGGGCGGCCCTGTACAGCCCGGACAGCCGCAGCGTCCAGGGCGTTGCACGCGAACTGGGATTGGACCCCAAGACACAGCTTCACCCAACGCTTATCGACGTGGTCGGCAACTCGGGCGCCGCCCATGCCCTCCTGGTGCTGGTGGACGCCCTTCAGGAGACCAAGCCGGGGGCACGCATCCTGGCCGCCAGCTACGGCGACGGCTCGGACGCGTTCCTTCTGACCGCGACGGACGGCATCGCAAGCGTCCAAAAAAGGGTGCGCGGCGTCAAGGACAGCCTGGCGGTCAAGAGGACCATGCCCACCTACGAACGCTACCTGGCGTTCCGGGGCATCGCCGAGCTGCAGCCGGAGCCTCCTCTGCGTATCGCCGCCTTCGCCGGCGCCACCGTCGAGTACCGCGACCGCCTTTCCTGGATAAGCATGCGCGGCAGCCGCTGCCGCAAGTGCGGCACGCACCACTTCCCCATCCAACGCGTCTGCTACACCTGCCGCTCAAAGGACGATTACGAAACCGTCCGCCTCTCGGACAAGAGCGCCACCATCTTTAACTACACTCTGGACAACCTGGCCGGAGGCATGGACCCGCCTGTTATCGAGACCGTCCTGGAGTCCGAAGTCGGCGCTTGCCGCATCTACTGCCAGATGACCGACGGGGACCCCAAGGAGGTCAAGATCGGCCAGCCGGTGGAGTTCACTTTCCGACGGATGCATGAGGCCGCTGGATTCCACAATTACTTCTGGAAGTGCCGCCCCCAGCGAGAGGGAGGAAAGTAA
- a CDS encoding LLM class flavin-dependent oxidoreductase — MANAKFGIISWGDTPEDYVHTVRIIDQQPFDFVGVPDSQSVYGELYVLMTHCLLNTKGKMVAPWVTNPWTRHPAVTVSAVGTLRRMFGNRVALGFGSGDSALQNLKMRPASLADMERYVHALRALFRGEAVEWQSSTGRVAWSKEQMPIYLAADGPKTARLAGKIADGVVIGAGITPEVVHHFREQVAAGAKEAGRRIEDVDIWWLVKGNVHESREAAVNEIRASLCSSVNHGFRFTLEGKFVPKEFHAAITKIQSAYAAHEHNIISAGVDNNAMLVEQSGMKEWLANRFAVAGAPDQCVEQIQRGIKAGATQMFFRCPVAVARRPQFLEAMGKVIQRVKNPAVAR, encoded by the coding sequence GTGGCAAACGCGAAGTTCGGCATCATCTCCTGGGGGGACACACCGGAGGACTACGTCCACACCGTCCGCATCATTGACCAGCAGCCCTTCGACTTCGTTGGCGTGCCGGACTCGCAGTCCGTCTACGGCGAGCTGTACGTCCTCATGACCCACTGCCTTTTGAACACCAAGGGCAAGATGGTCGCGCCCTGGGTCACCAACCCGTGGACGCGGCACCCCGCGGTGACCGTCAGCGCCGTGGGCACCCTGCGGCGTATGTTCGGGAACCGCGTCGCGCTCGGCTTCGGCTCCGGCGACAGCGCCCTGCAGAACCTCAAGATGCGCCCCGCGAGCCTGGCCGACATGGAGCGCTACGTGCACGCCCTGCGCGCCCTCTTCCGCGGCGAAGCGGTCGAATGGCAGAGCAGCACGGGCCGCGTCGCCTGGTCCAAGGAGCAAATGCCCATCTACCTGGCGGCGGACGGCCCCAAGACGGCGCGGCTCGCCGGCAAGATTGCCGACGGCGTCGTCATCGGCGCGGGCATCACGCCGGAGGTGGTCCATCACTTCCGTGAGCAGGTGGCGGCGGGCGCGAAAGAGGCGGGTCGCCGGATAGAGGACGTGGACATCTGGTGGCTGGTCAAAGGCAACGTGCATGAGAGCCGCGAGGCCGCCGTCAACGAAATCCGCGCCTCCCTCTGCTCAAGCGTCAACCACGGGTTCCGCTTCACCCTGGAGGGCAAGTTCGTGCCGAAGGAATTCCACGCGGCCATCACGAAGATACAGAGCGCGTACGCCGCCCACGAGCACAATATCATCAGCGCCGGCGTGGACAACAACGCCATGCTGGTGGAGCAGTCCGGCATGAAGGAGTGGCTCGCAAACCGTTTCGCCGTGGCCGGCGCGCCGGACCAGTGCGTCGAGCAGATACAGCGCGGCATCAAGGCGGGCGCCACCCAGATGTTCTTCCGCTGCCCGGTGGCCGTGGCGCGGCGTCCCCAGTTCCTGGAGGCCATGGGCAAGGTCATCCAGCGCGTCAAGAACCCCGCGGTCGCCAGGTAG
- a CDS encoding DPP IV N-terminal domain-containing protein encodes MNADGSNQTRLTFNSANDNNPAWSPNGSKIAFQSNRDGNNEIYVMNADGSNQTRLTFNSANDYKAAWSPDGSKIAFTSDRGGNAQIYVMNADGSSQTALTQTRSGSSWPSWSPDGRKIAFINNEGVSVMNADGTGQTTLMPNFNRDDYCAWSPDGSKIVFTSIRDGNYEIYVMNADGSAQTRLTNNPKEDNNPSWGN; translated from the coding sequence ATGAACGCCGATGGCTCCAACCAAACTAGGCTCACCTTCAATAGCGCCAATGACAACAACCCAGCCTGGTCGCCCAACGGCAGCAAGATCGCCTTCCAGTCCAACCGTGACGGCAACAACGAGATATACGTGATGAACGCCGACGGCTCCAACCAAACTAGGCTCACCTTCAATAGCGCCAATGACTACAAAGCGGCCTGGTCCCCGGACGGGAGCAAAATCGCCTTCACCTCCGATCGGGGCGGGAACGCCCAGATTTACGTCATGAACGCCGACGGCTCCAGCCAGACCGCCCTCACCCAGACTCGCAGCGGGTCTTCGTGGCCCTCCTGGTCGCCCGATGGCAGGAAGATTGCCTTCATTAACAACGAGGGGGTTAGCGTCATGAACGCAGACGGCACTGGCCAGACCACACTCATGCCCAACTTCAACCGGGACGACTACTGTGCCTGGTCCCCGGACGGGAGCAAGATTGTCTTCACTTCCATTCGGGACGGGAACTACGAGATTTACGTCATGAACGCCGACGGTTCCGCCCAGACACGCCTCACCAATAATCCCAAGGAAGACAACAATCCGAGCTGGGGGAATTAA
- a CDS encoding type II toxin-antitoxin system HicB family antitoxin, with amino-acid sequence MKLYKLPIIMHEPTRETEGKYLAEVPLLPGCRAWGDTAADALGNLQSVATAFIESYKSKGDPLPREIEDTSVDVGGKGIPSEVLVAA; translated from the coding sequence ATGAAGCTGTACAAATTGCCCATCATAATGCACGAACCTACCAGGGAGACCGAGGGCAAATACCTGGCTGAAGTCCCCCTACTCCCCGGCTGCCGCGCGTGGGGGGATACCGCCGCCGACGCTCTGGGCAACTTGCAAAGCGTGGCTACGGCCTTCATCGAGTCGTACAAGTCCAAAGGGGACCCCCTTCCCAGGGAGATTGAAGACACGTCTGTTGACGTGGGCGGTAAAGGCATCCCGAGCGAGGTGCTTGTCGCGGCGTGA
- a CDS encoding type II toxin-antitoxin system HicB family antitoxin, which yields MTRRYLIVAEKADGNYSAYSPDIPGCVAVGDTPKEVLRNMREAIEFHVQSLIEDKLPVPEPRTRAEYVAVEA from the coding sequence ATGACACGTCGGTATTTGATTGTTGCTGAGAAGGCAGACGGAAACTACTCTGCCTACTCGCCGGATATCCCTGGATGCGTGGCGGTTGGGGACACGCCGAAAGAAGTGCTACGAAACATGCGTGAAGCCATTGAGTTCCATGTGCAAAGTCTTATCGAGGACAAGCTACCCGTACCCGAGCCACGCACCAGGGCTGAGTATGTTGCTGTAGAGGCGTGA